In the Plasmodium chabaudi chabaudi strain AS genome assembly, chromosome: 13 genome, one interval contains:
- a CDS encoding exoribonuclease, putative: MKKKRKCTKHWHNGNKHTGGGSRNVKRKTDEEEMNEHEEDNRKLQVIFYGNRNILLKDIQNFIINLRINKNISKNNMFQIKNNDNLTNLIIMIIPNLSCTYIRDITTDNVFNKLQKNNNFRKIQSEENCVKSTYSNLINKMLSIPILRNNDTPNNNMNFNITNFLLTKEQMFLNRYPNSDSVDYINFDHIEYQKKKKQIYNIKKYLLSTANSVCIASSDHNHDPTSSDANTAYDTTPNSNHVKKKTFTDEHIEMYANILEKLIKASSSTTLNETTNQEDSNPKVEHQTKDELEQTADDNSKDLECSGEHTETSSNDNNEDVTDQNNETDIVCDKESDEAMHDNIIDAQNQENKTESSEKSNINNFEFDLDNIFSIDCEMCETSGGQRELTKVTVVDAYMNIVYDSYVMPDNKITNYLTLYSGINENTLKGVNTKLSDVQAELKNIFNNKSILVGHSLENDLHALKIKHDYIIDTSVIYSNNIYNFLKPSLFNLSKKHLSITMARENGHNSIDDARISMFLALKKVSDFDNTEFYFGFHPLPLFMDRNNYVNMTSNMITEKDVNPKYDKSMCIYDSKNKYIEEKFSKHTMRNCFYCPCENDEECIENLVNNIKNENKIKNYIVILREYENLCNTKIYNCIKDSNNESFNIEDNEKLFDIPTRVETNSILNNLSKNIELVYNNMKEHDVLILLSYSNNYLATEKVKDTLNLAKEIFYSDITNIEDKTKYLNEKIKNIENSIQNKKDNIKIIDKDSSFLEFKHLLHIYDLHILNYLYQHKNSDKNAYIMNSITNLKNTLCFNMKKKNYNGWFSLLLKG; encoded by the exons atgaaaaagaaaagaaagtGCACAAAACATTGGCACAATGGAAATAAACACACAGGAGGGGGGTCAAGAAATGTAAAGAGAAAAACAGATGAAGAAGAAATGAATGAACATGAAGAAGATAATAGAAAACTTCaagtaatattttatggaaatcgaaatattttacttaAAGATATTCAAAACTTTATAATAAACTtaagaataaataaaaatatttcaaaaaataatatgtttcaaataaaaaataatgataatttaacaaatctaataattatgattatACCTAATTTATcttgtacatatataagaGATATAACGACAGataatgtttttaataaattacaaaaaaataataactttAGAAAAATTCAATCGGAAGAAAATTGTGTAAAAAGTACCTATAGTAAtcttattaataaaatgttgAGCATACCAATATTAAGAAATAATGATACCCCaaacaataatatgaattttaatataacaaattttttattaacaaaggaacaaatgtttttaaatagaTACCCAAATTCAGACTCTGTAGATTATATCAATTTCGATCATATtgaatatcaaaaaaagaaaaaacaaatttataacataaaaaagtatttacTCTCTACCGCCAATTCGGTATGCATTGCTAGTAGTGATCACAATCACGACCCTACTTCATCAGATGCCAATACTGCATACGACACTACTCCGAACAGTAAtcatgtaaaaaaaaaaacttttacTGATGAGCATATAGAAATGTATGCAAACATATTAGAGAAGCTTATAAAGGCATCGTCTTCTACTACACTAAATGAAACCACTAACCAAGAAGATTCAAACCCAAAAGTGGAGCATCAAACAAAAGATGAGCTAGAGCAAACTGCTGATGACAACTCAAAAGATTTAGAATGTAGTGGAGAGCATACAGAAACTTCGTCTAACgataataatgaagatGTGACAGATCAAAACAACGAAACAGATATTGTATGTGATAAAGAGAGTGATGAAGCTATGCATGATAACATTATAGATGCACAGAAtcaagaaaataaaacagaATCAAGTGAAAAATccaatataaacaattttgaaTTTGATTTAGATAACATTTTTAGTATAGATTGTGAAATGTGTGAAACTTCAGGAGGACAAAGAGAACTTACAAAAGTTACAGTAGTAGATgcatatatgaatatagtATATGATTCATATGTTATGcctgataataaaataacaaattatttaactTTATATTCAGgaataaatgaaaacacATTAAAAGGTgttaatacaaaattatcaGATGTACAAGCAgaactaaaaaatatatttaataataaatcaataCTTGTTGGGCATTCTTTAGAAAATGATTTACatgcattaaaaataaaacatgaTTATATTATCGACACTTCAGTTATTTATTCtaacaatatttataactttttaaaaccCTCTTTGTTTAACCTCtcaaaaaaacatttaagCATTACTATGGCAAGAGAAAATGGACATAACTCGATCGATGATGCGCGAATAAGTATGTTCCTCGCCCTGAAAAAG GTCAGCGATTTCGACAACACCGAGTTCTATTTCGGGTTCCACCCCCTCCCCTTATTTATGGACAGGAAcaattatgtaaatatgaCAAGCAATATGATTACTGAAAAGGATGTAAATCCCAAGTATGATAAAAGTATGTGTATTTACGattctaaaaataaatatattgaagaAAAGTTTTCAAAACATACAATGcgaaattgtttttattgtccatgtgaaaatgatgaagaatGCATAGAAAATcttgtaaataatataaaaaatgaaaataaaataaaaaattatatagtaatattaagggaatatgaaaatttatgtaatactaaaatttataattgtataaaaGATTCAAACAATGaatcttttaatattgaagataatgaaaaacTGTTTGATATTCCAACAAGAGTTGAAACAAAtagtatattaaataatttaagtaaaaatatagaacttgtttataataatatgaaagaacatgatgttttaattttactatcatatagtaataattatttagcTACTGAAAAAGTTAAAGATACTTTAAATCTAGCAAAAGAAATATTCTATTCAGATATAACCAATATAGaagataaaacaaaatacttaaatgaaaaaattaaaaacattgAAAATAgtattcaaaataaaaaagataatataaaaattatagataAAGACTCATCCTTTTTAGAGTTTAAACATTTATTACATATCTATGATTTACATAttcttaattatttataccaacataaaaatagtgacaaaaatgcatatataatgaattcAATTAcgaatttgaaaaataccCTATGCTTCAAcatgaaaaagaagaacTACAACGGATGGTTTTCCCTCCTTCTCAAGGGTTAG
- a CDS encoding LMBR1 domain-containing protein, putative yields MDITTCTIFVIFVLIIFILCGIFYNYFVKQNESTLLTLVVFILSLSTTFTLVLFIPIDIYLVSNGNLEISNLEISQKLISRFYKSMFWTLIFEAYILVPFSYFYLKNQKSYKNEFDDSMEACENVVESLKKTIYFMFFLVALSIIGLIYRPGHKISMEKGKELDYISDLFDVKHTGESAILFLMGCVVFIGVSFWVSYTSYGLACLPIELLKQKDIEYDKKEIEHRFENLKEKEALIKKKYSTPNEIKGDDKLEIVKINNMKRLLSKYNYKLQEIEKTSESWVSYILGIAFTFRILTGLIFLAFSSIIYVSLLASITDKYFNSICAYKCGFVLDQINTLYNMVDSSLMFFSKYFPLDILVIASLALYIFCCSVYGIVNVGIRIFFIPLYKLKPKKTSPETMLVFCFVMIHIILVLVMSLLTIAPNYVTYGVQKIKIDDEIGYIKCSLKTDKHICKMSVLSVFFNKIFFGIPYFANSYFFSNWFFILMYTLSLLYTIFFKKLSYLDRLKDLDLNSESLDEQMNLLPLEKLT; encoded by the exons atggATATCACTACTTGtactatttttgttatttttgttttg ataatatttatcttGTGTGgaatattttacaattattttgtgaaacaaaatgaatCGACGTTGCTAACTTTggttgtttttattttatcccTAAGTACGACCTTTACTTTGGTCTTGTTCATACCAatagatatatatctaGTATCAAATGGG AACTTAGAGATATCGAATTTAGAGATAAGTCAGAAACTTATATCCCGTTTTTATAAGT cCATGTTTTGGACACTAATATTTgaagcatatattttagttCCGTTTTCCTACTTTTATCTTAAAAATCAAA AATCATATAAGAATGAATTTGATGATAGTATGGAAGCTTGTGAAAATGTGGTCGAATCCTTAAAGAAAACA atatattttatgttttttttagttgCACTTTCAATAATTGGTCTAATATATCGACCCGGGCATAAAATTTCAATG gAAAAAGGGAAAGAATTGGATTATATTTCTGACTTATTTGATGTGAAACATa CGGGAGAATCTGCGATTCTGTTCTTGATGGGATGTGTTGTCTTTATAGGCGTATCGTTTTGGGTTTCATACaca agtTATGGATTGGCTTGTTTACCTATCGAACTATTGAAGCAAAAGGATATTGAATAtgacaaaaaagaaatcgAACACCGTTTTGAAAACTTAAAGGAGAAAGAAGCCCTGATCAAA aaaaaatatagcacaccaaatgaaataaaggGGGATGATAAACTcgaaattgtaaaaattaataatatgaaaag ATTGCTAAGCAAGTATAATTACAAACTCCAGGAAATCGAAAAAACATCAGAGTCTTGGGtgtcatatatattaggaATAGCATTTACATTTAG aattTTAACGGggttaatatttttggcATTCTCATcgattatatatgtgtCCCTTTTGGCGTCTATAACGGATAAA TACTTTAACTCCATTTGCGCCTACAAGTGTGGCTTCGTTTTGGACCAAATAAATACACTGTATAATATGGTCGATTCGTCCTTgatgtttttttcaaag tattttCCTTTGGACATTTTGGTCATAGCAAGTTTGGCTTTgtacattttttgttgCTCTGTATATGGAATTGTAAATGTGGGAATtcgcattttttttattccacTATACAAGTTAAAACCTAAAAAAACATCTCCCGAG ACGATGCTAGTTTTTTGCTTTGTCATGATTCACATTATTTTAGTATTAGTAATGAGTCTCCTAACG ATTGCACCGAATTATGTAACATATGGAGTACAAAAGATAAAGATAGAT gaTGAAATAGGATATATCAAATGTTCTTTAAAAACAGACAAgcatatttgtaaaatgTCCGTGTTGtctgtattttttaacaagATTTTTTTCg GCATCCCATACTTTGCAAACAGCTACTTTTTTTCCAACTGGTTCTTTATAC TGATGTACACGCTTTCCCTTTTGTACacgatattttttaaaaagctGAGCTACCTAGACCGATTGAAA GACCTTGATTTGAATTCCGAAAGTTTGGATGAACAAATGAATTTACTGCCTTTGGAGAAGTTGACATAg
- a CDS encoding zinc finger protein, putative: MNEKEGNEKYANYLRNKIIKYFNLKSDDLELKYIKSILNSTKYDLYSSIYLLNESFFESNKNNKITINHVKKFTQDLVDSKSKFVISSAVENGHSQRLGDVKNDGNNGNLKNDGMCTELKNKSIHNSIESIFKKYDDQPRHDKKNENDEKIAKDISSKKKNSQKNVENLNPLKGDKIQNQTNRNEKEANKKALFDKLHNKNLKNCTAETKGKEDESNKTISKQTEEKKETDYFSFFNRKENPYSLKEIIELIDNENVEKDNNNDKISQKKKKKNIQICTCNGKNHQIYANCLICGKLFCSKIKFKNCIFCDNPLYESDIVNAIFLSTKLETKTNNMIVNMKNSNPFLYKYYFDPLNNNLKKALSMRNKMLKNSINEENTKIIDDSIDWFEDDIKHTLNIQDIHFSCYDDDTKNEIVNKYYDIFKKKITDINIDIDFKNLKISENVDYAKMKEFSEYLNEHEKKYQERKKKLSEDTPHNYLSNKEKKYISYVNDLCKMFLKNDTTKEDTDLFKSKKVIPIMEKKKYKYNVLNISDDEF; encoded by the exons ATGAATGAAAAGGAgggaaatgaaaaatatgcaaattatttgcgaaataaaattataaaatattttaatttgaaaaGTGATGATTTAGAAttgaaatatatcaaatcaATATTAAACAGTACGaaatatgatttatatagttccatatatttattaaatgaatcCTTTTTTGAaagtaacaaaaataataaaataacaataaatcatgttaaaaaatttacacaAGATTTAGTTGATTCAAAAAGTAAGTTTGTCATATCAAGTGCTGTAGAAAATGGTCACTCTCAAAGACTTGGCGATGTAAAGAATGACGGAAACAATGGTAACCTAAAAAATGATGGTATGTGTACCgaactaaaaaataaatctatACACAACTCGATAGAATCCatttttaagaaatatGATGACCAACCACGTCATGACAAGaagaatgaaaatgatgagaAAATAGCCAAAGATATCAgcagtaaaaaaaaaaatagccaaAAAAATGTCGAAAATTTAAACCCTTTGAAAGGagataaaatacaaaatcaAACTAATCGAAATGAAAAGGAAGCAAACAAAAAGGCATTATTTGATAAGCTACataacaaaaatttaaaaaattgtacaGCTGAAACAAAGGGAAAGGAGGATGAAAGTAACAAGACAATTAGTAAACAAacagaagaaaaaaaagaaacggattatttttctttttttaatagaaAAGAAAATCCATATTCgttaaaagaaattattGAACTTATTGATAATGAGAATGTagaaaaagataataataatgataaaattagtcaaaaaaaaaaaaaaaaaaatattcaaatttgTACATGTAATGGAAAAAATCatcaaatatatgcaaactGCCTTATATgtggaaaattattttgctccaaaattaaatttaaaaattgtatattttgtgATAATCCTTTATATGAATCTGATATTGTAAATGCCATATTTCTATCAACAAAATTAGAAACTAAAACAAACAATATGATtgtaaatatgaaaaattcaAATCCCTTCCTCTACAAATATTACTTTGATCCacttaataataatttaaaaaaag CCCTTAGTATGCGAAACAAAATGCTAAAGAATTCtataaatgaagaaaatacaaaaataattgatgACAGTATAGATTGGTTTGAGGATGACATTAAACACACACTTAATATTCAGgatattcatttttcatgTTATGACGATGACACAAAAAATGAGATAGTAAACAAATACTATGacatattcaaaaaaaaaatta CCGATATAAATATCGACATTGATTTTAAAAACCTTAAAATAAGTGAAAATGTGGATTATGCGAAAATGAAAGAATTTAGTGAATACTTAAACGAgcacgaaaaaaaatatcaagaaagaaaaaaaaaattatcggAGGATACAcctcataattatttaagtaataaagaaaaaaaatatataagttaTGTTAATGATTTAtgtaaaatgtttttaaaaaatgacacAACAAAAGAAGACAcagatttatttaaatccaAAAAAGTTATTCCAATCatggaaaagaaaaaatataaatataatgtgtTAAACATAAGTGATGATGAATTTTAG
- a CDS encoding calcium-dependent protein kinase 5, putative, which translates to MCDHKMDSKHGGEFVNLKEKNENHHCENTKSTMADCDDDYSIITLCTKCLSSKTEANKNKIILDSKALKDSRTKRRSSVNITRDMLNNNLNLSPYFDRSQIIQETILMNNDELAELYELDKYKLGKGSYGNVVKAINKKTGQAKAIKIIDKKRINNIERLKREILIMKQMDHPNIIKLYEVYEDSEKLYLVLELCTGGELFDKIVKHGSFSEYETYKIMKQIFSALTYCHSKNIIHRDLKPENILFVDSSDDSPIQIIDWGFASKCMNNHNLKSVVGTPYYIAPEILKGKYDKKCDIWSSGVIMYILLCGYPPFNGKNNEDILKKVKKGDFVFDSNYWSKISLDAKEFICECLNYNYKERIDVHRIVNHKWFKKFKSYNNVTINTNLGKELIEKFKQFHKLCKIKKLAITCIAYQLNKKKFGKMKKTFEAFDHNGDGVLTISEIFQCLKVGDNEIDRDLYYLLKQLDTDGNGLIDYTEFLAACLDHSILEQDAVCRNAFKVFDANGDGIISKDELLNVLSFSNDQMTFSKEIIESVIKEVDANNDGYIDYDEFYKMMSGRPSQME; encoded by the coding sequence ATGTGTGATCATAAAATGGATAGTAAACATGGTGGTGAATTTGTGAATCTCAAagagaaaaatgaaaaccaCCATTGTGAAAATACAAAGAGTACTATGGCAGATTGTGATGACGATTATTCAATTATAACATTATGTACAAAATGTTTATCATCAAAAACAgaagcaaataaaaataaaatcatatTAGATAGTAAAGCACTTAAAGATAGTCGAACTAAACGTCGTTCAAGTGTAAATATAACTAGAGATatgttaaataataatttaaatctATCACCATATTTTGATAGATCTCAAATAATTCAAGAAACAATTCTTATGAATAATGATGAGTTAGCagaattatatgaattagataaatataagttAGGTAAAGGTTCCTATGGTAATGTTGTAAAagctataaataaaaaaacaggTCAAGCAAAagctataaaaattatagataaaaaacgaataaataatattgaacGATTAAAAAGAGAAATACTAATTATGAAACAAATGGATCAtccaaatattattaaattatatgaagtATATGAAGATagtgaaaaattatatttagttTTAGAATTATGTACAGGTGGTgaattatttgataaaattgtaaagCATGGAAGTTTTTCTGAATatgaaacatataaaataatgaaacagATATTTTCAGCTTTAACATATTGTcatagtaaaaatataattcatagAGATTTAAAAccagaaaatatattatttgttgaTAGTTCAGATGATTCAccaatacaaataatagaTTGGGGTTTTGCAAGTAAATGTATGAACaatcataatttaaaatccGTTGTCGGAACCCCTTATTATATTGCACCTGAAATcttaaaaggaaaatatgataaaaaatgtgataTTTGGAGTAGTGGTgtaattatgtatattttactttGTGGTTATCCACCTtttaatggaaaaaataatgaagatatattaaaaaaagttaaaaaaggTGATTTTGTTTTTGATTCTAATTATTGGTCTAAAATAAGTTTAGATGCAAAAGAATTCATTTGTGaatgtttaaattataattataaagaaaGAATAGATGTACATAGAATTGTAAATCATAAAtggtttaaaaaatttaaatcttataataatgtaacTATTAATACAAATCTAGGTAAAGaattaatagaaaaatttaaacaatttcataaattatgtaaaataaaaaaattagctATTACATGTATTGCATatcaattaaataaaaaaaaatttggaaaaatgaaaaaaacatttgaaGCATTTGATCATAATGGTGATGGTGTTTTAACTATATCAGAAATTTTTCAATGTTTAAAAGTTGGTGATAATGAAATAGATAGagatttgtattatttattaaaacagTTAGATACAGATGGTAATGGTCTAATTGATTATACAGAATTTTTAGCAGCATGTTTAGATCATAGTATTTTAGAACAAGATGCTGTCTGTAGAAATGCTTTTAAAGTTTTTGATGCAAATGGTGATGGAATCATTTCAAAAGATGAACTTTTAAATGTTCTCTCTTTTTCAAATGATCAAATGACATTCagtaaagaaataattgaAAGTGTAATAAAAGAAGTAGACGCAAACAACGATGGCTACATCGACTATGacgaattttataaaatgatgTCTGGCAGGCCATCCCAAATGGAGTAG
- a CDS encoding 1-deoxy-D-xylulose 5-phosphate synthase, putative → MLYTVSFFYVLCVVALMIIYINNPFVYSNIKKCNRHMNSMNAYNFSGGEGNLCGRFKNILPRFFKILSYKNLSPNKRFEESNGSSIYYNGVDNFKHCLYKHNGKQQVTKNDEKSKAYKNKSELLFINSSISPHFNLQKKWNKHEGLNYLFNRKLMYTQGNYANNVYPKIFNSEKKNYSIHSVGDTVSGSNTFSNEDKNYENNNGNNLDAYFDKINKYIDVDMYKNKYGDEIYNEIINLYVKRDVPKNYEQKYFLKNVKKSVIFDMDKYNDEEFEKKIEEEFTNNGVLINTINKKYYSKKNIKRMLTILNYLPLLKIINSPMDLKNLKNKYLPLLSHELKIFHFFLVNITGGHFSAGLSLLELQLSLLYIFNPPFDEIVYDIGHQTYIHKILTGRKLLFLSLRQKNGISGFLNIFESTYDKFGAGHSSTALSAIQGIYEANWQVLQSNKKDTLKSENNYDRDCTPNKFHISIIGDGGLTGGMALEALNYISFLNSKVLIIYNDNRQVSLPTNGISISGNRPIGAISDHLYDFVKKNGSENLSEASQSSNENNINKSGKNQNIFTNINYDYIGPIDGNNVEELIKIFEDIKNKGLQKSTVLHILTNKSSDFINSKSPINIMHSIKKNEIFKFNLEELDNCHEENCNNINEESKNEDSEKSNTTINDDEIFSNETYINIYTKEMLKYLEKNNNIIFISPAMLGGSGLLDISKRYPKNVYDVGIAEQHAVTFSAAMSMNKNLNIHLHIYSTFMQRAYDQIIHDLNLQKLPLNIIINRSGLIGEDGATHQGIYDLSYLGVLNNSTIISPSNAISLKKALKYCSIDRKEGSLYIRLPKVNTLSESYMKNYLNMDIMKDMEEIEKMEDPEYARNNYFGKSQIIQMSNPNKKQKEGKKLVCIFNMGSMLYNIVNAIKEIEKDPVFSEKFSFSIVDMIFLNPMDTNIIDYVINKNKHDYLITYEDNTLGGFYTHFNNYLIEKNYISKHNLFVKNIYLPNYPIEHATYKEQQEFAKVDQQNLIHRIKNYLTTNFE, encoded by the coding sequence ggGGTTGACAATTTCAAACATTGTTTGTATAAACACAATGGAAAACAACAagttacaaaaaatgatgaaaaaagcaaagcatataaaaacaaatcaGAATtgctatttataaattcttCAATTTCACCGcattttaatttacaaaaaaaatggaataaacACGAAGgtctaaattatttatttaatcgTAAATTAATGTACACTCAAGGAAATTATGCAAATAATGTGTATcccaaaatatttaattcagaaaagaaaaattattcaatCCATTCGGTAGGAGATACTGTAAGTGGTAGTAATACATTTTCAAACGAGGATAAGAATTATGAAAACAATAATGGAAACAATTTGGATGCATATTttgacaaaataaataaatacattgaTGTAGacatgtataaaaataaatatggcGACGAAATTTACaacgaaataataaatctaTATGTTAAAAGAGATGTTcctaaaaattatgaacagaaatattttttaaaaaatgtaaaaaaaagtgtaatttttgatatggataaatataatgatgaagaatttgaaaaaaaaatcgaagaagaatttacaaataatggagtattaataaatactataaataaaaaatattatagcaaaaaaaatattaaaagaatgTTAACTATTCTTAATTATTTgccattattaaaaataattaatagtCCTAtggatttaaaaaatttaaaaaataaatatttaccattattatcacatgagttaaaaatatttcatttttttttagtaaataTAACAGGAGGTCATTTCTCAGCAGGTCTTAGTTTATTAGAACTACAACTAtctttgttatatatttttaatccGCCTTTCGATGAAATTGTATATGATATAGGACATCAAacttatatacataaaattttaactggaagaaaattattatttttatcgttaagacaaaaaaatggaattagtggctttttaaatatttttgaaagtACTTATGATAAATTTGGTGCAGGTCATAGCTCAACAGCCTTGAGTGCAATACAAGGTATTTATGAAGCAAATTGGCAAGTCTTACAATCTAATAAAAAGGATACCttaaaaagtgaaaataattatgatcgTGATTGCACACCAAATAAATTCCATATTTCTATTATTGGGGATGGTGGATTAACTGGTGGAATGGCTTTAGAAGccttaaattatatatcctttttaaattcaaaagttttaataatttataatgacAATAGACAAGTTTCACTACCTACAAACGGAATTTCCATATCTGGGAATAGACCAATAGGTGCTATTTCAGACCATCTTTACGATTttgtcaaaaaaaatggaagtGAAAATTTAAGCGAAGCTAGCCAAAGtagtaatgaaaataatattaacaagtcaggtaaaaatcaaaacatttttacaaatattaattatgattatataGGACCTATTGATGGAAATAATGTAGAGGaacttataaaaattttcgaggatataaaaaataagggTCTACAAAAATCAACCGTACTTCACATTTTGACAAACAAATCTAgcgattttataaattcaaaaagcccaataaatattatgcattcaataaaaaaaaatgaaattttcaaattcaATTTAGAAGAATTAGACAATTGCCATGAagaaaattgtaataatataaatgaagaaTCGAAAAATGAGGATAGCGAAAAAAGTAATACTACAATAAACGatgatgaaatattttcaaacgaaacatatattaatatatatacaaaagaaatgttaaaatatttagaaaaaaataataatataatatttatatcaccAGCTATGTTAGGAGGATCAGGATTATTAGATATTAGTAAAAGATATCCAAAAAACGTTTATGATGTAGGAATAGCTGAACAACATGCTGTTACATTTTCAGCCGCTATGAGTATGAATAAAAActtaaatatacatttacatatatattcaacATTTATGCAAAGAGCATATGATCAAATTATACATGATTTAAATTTGCAAAAACTTCcgttaaatattattattaatagaaGTGGTTTAATTGGTGAAGATGGAGCTACACATCAAGGTATTTATGATTTATCTTACTTAGGAGTCTTAAATAATTCGACTATTATATCTCCAAGTAATGCtatatctttaaaaaaGGCTCTAAAATATTGTTCTATAGATAGAAAAGAAGGTTCTCTATATATTCGTCTACCTAAAGTTAACACATTAAGTGAAAGTTacatgaaaaattatttaaatatggaTATTATGAAAGATATGGAAGAAATTGAAAAGATGGAAGATCCAGAATATGCTCGAAATAATTACTTTGGTAAATCacaaataattcaaatgaGTAATCCaaacaaaaaacaaaaagaaggaaaaaaattagtctgtatatttaatatgggaagtatgttatataatattgtaaATGCAATAAAAGAAATCGAAAAGGATCCTGTTTTTTCTgaaaaattttctttttcaattgttgatatgatatttttaaatccgatggatacaaatattatagattatgtaataaataaaaataagcatgACTACTTAATTACATATGAAGATAATACATTAGGTGGTTTTTACACACactttaataattatttgattgaaaagaattatatatcaaaacataatttatttgttaaaaatatttatctcCCCAATTATCCAATAGAACATGCTACATATAAAGAACAACAAGAGTTTGCCAAAGTGGATcaacaaaatttaatacatcgaattaaaaattatttaacaaCCAACTTTGAATAA